The DNA sequence CTCGGTGAACACCGTGGAGTTCCTCGGCGACGAGCAGGGCCGCGTGCGCGCGCTCAAGCTGGTCGACGTCGAGCGCACCGACTCCGGCTTCGAGCCGGTCCCCGGCAGCGAGCGCGAGATCCCCGCCGGCCTGGTCACGCTGGCCATGGGCTTCGTGGGCCCGGAGAAGGCGGGAATGCTGGAGCAGCTGGGAGTGGAGCTGGACGGACGCGGCAACGTCGTTCGCGACGCCGACTACGCCACCTCCGTCGACGGAGTCTTCTGCGCGGGCGACATGGGCCGCGGCCAGTCGCTGATCGTCTGGGCGATCGCGGAGGGCCGCTCGGCGGCGGCTGGCGCCGACCGCTACCTCCGCGGTGAGGACACCGCCCTGCCGACCGCCATCCCGCCCACGGAGCGGCCGCTGACGGCCTCCTGAACGGCGCCGCCGGGCCGCGCTCCGCGGCCCGGCGCCCCGGCACGGCGGGATCCCGCCGTGCCGGGGCGGTAGCCGAGATCGCCGCCGGCGTGGTGGCCGCTTCCGGACCCGTCGTCGCGGGCGGATCCCGGCGGGAGCCGCCGGCGGTGCTGCTAGGCTCCCCGCGGTCGCCTATTTCATGGGAGCGAATGCGGTGAGTGCTACCGGCAGCGGCAACGCCGACGCGCAGCGGATCGCTGCCGGCGTTTACACCATCGACCCCGCGCGGTCGGTGGTCTCCTTCCAGACCCGAGCGATCTTCGGCCTCACGGGGGTGAAAGGCACGTTCGACCTCGACAGCGGAACGGTCACTGTGGCGGACCCCGTCGAGGATTCCACGGTCGAGGCCGTGGTGTCGGCTTCCGGATTCTCGAGCGGCAACACCCAGCGCGACAACCATGTTCGCTCGGCGGACTACCTCGACGCCGAAAGGCATCCGCATTTCTCGTTCGTCGGTGAGCGCCTGGAGAGATCCGGCGAGCGAGGCGTACTGGTCGGGCGCCTGACCGTCAAAGGCGTTACGCAGCCGCAGACCCTGGACATCACGAACGTCTCCGGCGATGAGCACGGCCTCACCGCCCGTGCCACCACCACAGTCGACCGCTTCGACTACGGCGTTACGAAGGCCCCCGGCATGACGGGCCGGAAGCTGCACATCACCCTGGACGTCGCGGCGAGGCGGTAACCCCGCACCTTCCCACCGGAACCCCTGTATTCGCCCGCCTCGACAGCTACCCGGTCGGCAGCCGGGTGCTCGCGACGTGGCTGCCGGAGCTGTTCAGCGGCATGGCTGCGAGGGCCGACAGCCCGCTCGGCCGGTGGCACGACGACCATTCCGCGGTCGTCGTGGCCGTTTCCGCACGACGAGATCGACGCCCGCGGGCACCATTCCAGCATGCTCGGCGAGCACGTCCCGCAACTCGCGGCCGGAATCGGACAATGGCTTTCCGAACGGGGACTCTGAATGGCAGGTGGCGGCTTCGGGGTTTGCCCACCGGGACGCTGCCCGCCGCGGCGGAATTTTTTCGCTTTGCGGTAGGGTCGCCGCGACCGGCCGCCGCGCACCATGCGATTGGGGAACGCTGTGATGCATCCGGATTCCGAGAAGAGCGGCGGTGAAGCGGGGACCGCCGCGGCGGCGCTGAGAATCGACGGATTACGCAAAACCTTCGGCGCCAAGACGGCGGTCGACGACGTTTCGCTCGTCGTCCCGACCGGCAGTTTCTTCGGGCTGGTCGGCCCCAACGGCGCGGGCAAGACCACGATGCTGTCGATGGCGGTCGGACTCCTCCGGCCGGACGCGGGAACCGTCGAACTGCTCGGCGCCGACGTGTGGGCGGATCCCGTCCGGGCCAAGGAACTGCTCGGCG is a window from the Streptomonospora litoralis genome containing:
- a CDS encoding YceI family protein, coding for MSATGSGNADAQRIAAGVYTIDPARSVVSFQTRAIFGLTGVKGTFDLDSGTVTVADPVEDSTVEAVVSASGFSSGNTQRDNHVRSADYLDAERHPHFSFVGERLERSGERGVLVGRLTVKGVTQPQTLDITNVSGDEHGLTARATTTVDRFDYGVTKAPGMTGRKLHITLDVAARR